The sequence CCGACGAGGTCTTTCCCAAGTTCATAGTGGAGGAGCTCCCGGTGGGCGTCTCCGGCTTCGTCATAGCCGGGGTCCTCGCCTCGGCCATGGGGTCCCTGTCGTCGTCGATCAGCTCCCTGGCGTCGTCCACCTGCCTCGACCTCTTCGCCCTTACCGCGAAGGATAAACAGATCGATGAAAAGAAGGGGATCTTCTGGTCCCGCTTCTTCACCCTGGTCTGGGGGATCGTCCTCATCGGCGGGGCCATGCTCTTCACCGACACGAAGAACCCGGTGGTGGAGCTGGGCCTGAAGATTGCGTCCATTACCTACGGCGCCCTCCTGGGGACCTTCTTCCTGGGCCTCCTGACCAAAACCACCGGGGCCATCGACGCCTTCGCGGGATTCATCGCGGCCCTGGCGGTCATGGCGGCGGTCCTTTTTTTTACTACTATAGACTACACCTGGCACACCTTCATCGGCTGCGCCGTTTGCATCGTCACGGGCATCCTTGTTCATAGGGCCCGGGCCATCTTCACCGGACAGGGAGATAAAAAATGAAACTGACCATTATCGACGGGGCGGTCATCGGCCTTTATTTCGCCTTCAACATCGCCATCGCCCTCTGGCTCCGGAAGCGCGCCACGAAGAGCGTTGACGATTTCTTCGTGTCCGGCCGCAATGTCTCCTGGTGGCTCGCCGGCACCTCCATGGTGGCCACCACCTTCGCCGCGGACACGCCCCTGGTGGTCACGGGCCTGGTCGCCAAGAACGGCATCGCCGGCAATTGGATCTGGTGGAGCATGGTCTTCAGCGGCATGCTCACGGTCTTTTTTTACGCGAAGCTCTGGCGGCGGGCCGGCGTCCTCACCGATGTGGAGTTCGCCGAGATCAGGTACGCCGGGAAGCCGGCCGCCTTCCTCCGCGCCTTCCGGGCCCTCTACCTGGGGTTCCCCATCAACCTCATCATCATGGGGTGGGTGAACCTGGCCATCGTCAAGATACTGATGAACGTCCTGGGCATCGCCAAGGTGGAGGCCCTGGGGATCGTGGTGGTCATCATGGTCATCACCGCTTCAATATCCACCATATCCGGCCTCTGGGGCGTCCTCTGGACGGACCTGTTCCAGTTCGTCCTCAAGATGGGGATGGTGATCCTCCTGGCGGTCTTCGCCGTGGGCGCCAGCGGCGGCATGGATACCCTGCTGGGACGCCTCCGCGAGATAGACTCCGCGCGCAGCACCGGCTCCATCCTCTCCCTGGTGCCGGAGGCCGATTCCGCCTGGATGCCGCTGATCACCTTCTTCGTGTTCATCGCGGTGAACTGGTGGGCCTCCTGGTATCCCGGCGCGGAGCCGGGGGGAGGGGGCTACATCGCCCAGAGGATCTTCTCGGCTAAAAACGAGAAGCACTCCATCCTGGCTACCCTCTGGTTCAACATCGCCCACTATGCCCTCCGGCCCTGGCCCTGGATCGTGGTGGCCCTGGTGGCGGTGGTACGCTTCCAGGACGATCCCCAGTTCGCGGCGGACCCGGAGTCGGGCTACATACGCATCCTCATGTCGGACCTGCCGGTCTACCTCCGGGGCCTCATGCTCGCTGCCTTCGCCGCCGCCTACATGTCCACCATCGGCACCCAGCTCAACTGGGGCGCCAGCTACATCGTAAACGACGTGTACAAGCGCCTCATGGCGAGGGACCGGGACCAGAAGCACTATGTCAGGGTCTCCCAGGGGGTGACGCTCCTCCTCATGGCGCTCTCCCTGGTCGTGACCTTTTACATGGAGTCGATAGCGGAGGCGTGGAAGGTCCTCATCGCCCTGGGGGCCGGCACCGGCCTGGTCTATATCCTGCGCTGGTTCTGGTGGCGGATAAACGCCTGGAGCGAGATCTCCGCCATGTCCGCTGCCTTCATTACATCGCTGACCCTGCAGTTCGGCTTCCATTTCAACGAGCAGG comes from Spirochaetota bacterium and encodes:
- a CDS encoding Na+:solute symporter, which translates into the protein MKLTIIDGAVIGLYFAFNIAIALWLRKRATKSVDDFFVSGRNVSWWLAGTSMVATTFAADTPLVVTGLVAKNGIAGNWIWWSMVFSGMLTVFFYAKLWRRAGVLTDVEFAEIRYAGKPAAFLRAFRALYLGFPINLIIMGWVNLAIVKILMNVLGIAKVEALGIVVVIMVITASISTISGLWGVLWTDLFQFVLKMGMVILLAVFAVGASGGMDTLLGRLREIDSARSTGSILSLVPEADSAWMPLITFFVFIAVNWWASWYPGAEPGGGGYIAQRIFSAKNEKHSILATLWFNIAHYALRPWPWIVVALVAVVRFQDDPQFAADPESGYIRILMSDLPVYLRGLMLAAFAAAYMSTIGTQLNWGASYIVNDVYKRLMARDRDQKHYVRVSQGVTLLLMALSLVVTFYMESIAEAWKVLIALGAGTGLVYILRWFWWRINAWSEISAMSAAFITSLTLQFGFHFNEQDPRDFAWLLLVTVAVTTAVWLAVTLLTKPEPKETLLAFYRRVRPNARLWGPIAREATDIVPEKDGLFNLANWLLGVAMIYAFLFGTGKVILGSAVVGILFIACGIVFGAIIYFNINRRGWESIGK